The following are encoded together in the Lachnospiraceae bacterium genome:
- a CDS encoding FeoB-associated Cys-rich membrane protein: MLATVMISILLIVLVILIIRKLCRDKRSGTASCGCGCSGCPHAGACRIKKDEFK; the protein is encoded by the coding sequence ATGCTGGCAACTGTCATGATTTCGATTCTGTTGATCGTACTCGTCATTCTCATTATCAGAAAATTATGCAGAGATAAAAGGTCGGGGACTGCTTCCTGCGGATGCGGCTGCAGCGGTTGCCCGCATGCAGGGGCGTGCAGGATAAAAAAAGATGAATTTAAGTGA
- a CDS encoding DUF2325 domain-containing protein gives MSVVIVGGNERMANLYETICKQYGCKAKVFVKENGPLKKKLGVPDLLILFTQTVSHKMALSACKEAQRCKVPVERVASSSAAALRQTLRKYVETA, from the coding sequence ATGAGTGTTGTAATCGTAGGCGGAAATGAAAGAATGGCCAATCTTTATGAAACTATTTGTAAACAATATGGTTGCAAGGCGAAGGTGTTTGTAAAAGAAAATGGACCGCTCAAGAAAAAACTTGGAGTGCCGGATCTGTTGATTCTATTCACGCAAACAGTATCCCATAAAATGGCGCTCAGCGCCTGCAAGGAAGCACAGCGCTGTAAAGTCCCGGTAGAGAGAGTTGCCTCGAGCAGTGCGGCAGCCTTACGGCAGACTCTGAGAAAATATGTAGAGACCGCTTAA